The Xenopus laevis strain J_2021 chromosome 4L, Xenopus_laevis_v10.1, whole genome shotgun sequence genomic sequence TGTTTTCTCTACTGTTATTATCTTGGACTCAACTGGTTAATGAGTTTTTTTCCAAAGGAGTTCATGGCAAGTGTCTCTTACCAAATCAGTTCAATAGACATCTAGTTATAAAACAGAGCTGGAAGCCCACAGCTCAGCTGTGACCCTCCCACTGATGTATGGGGCCACCAATCTGCTCAAGATCTCCAGGGACTTTTTGTATGACAACCATACAAGTATTTAGCAAGTCAGGCCAAGTAACTTGATGGACTTCCACGTTCTTTATTGATACTCCCTCTTGTCTGCCATAAACCTCCTGCTTCTCATATAGTATGACAGGGAAGTGCAGTAGGAGTTGTTGGGTACAGAGGCCTTCAGCATAAACTACAACAGCACCCCAAGTGGCATTAACAGATAATGCAGTCATATTGATTATATTGGCAAAGCCATTCAACCATGATGTttgtcaaaaatatatattgcactcTTCTAACATGATCTATAGAGAACATCATAGCAGCTCCCACTCAGCTATACATATGGAAATATGTGGGGAGCAAATGTTTTATAACTGTGCTGGACCAACCTGATCTTCAGATTTGTACTGCCCAAAAGCAAAGACTCGAGACTTCAGCTCCAGCTCAGCTGCCCTCTCCTCCTCTTTGGCAATAGAAGCCTTCAGCTGGTCAATGTGATCTTTTAACTGCTGCGTCTCCTTCTCCCTGAAGCAAAAATAACATCTTAATCACAGAATACATACTTTAGGACAGCACTATCTACCTTCTTAATGGCATCCTGTTCCTAATAGAGTTTGGTACAATAGCCTATGAAGAACAGCTGGACTATTTATCTTATCGCTGGGCAGCGACATTATTGCACTACATTGGATTGAGTTGTACAGATTTGGGTTCAGCATACAAAAAACAAGCTGTCTATTTATGTGTGTCAGTATATCTTGTGTTCTAGCCTATACTGGTGGCATATCTCTTGTAGCTCATGTTTGGTGGTCCTGGTGGTACCTGAAGTCCTGAAACGCTAGACAACCTTATTTGAAGGTCCCATTTGCAAGTCTGTTGAAGCCTGGTTTATTTCACAAAAACATAATCTGTCAGAGATCTGCGTTTGGAAATTATGTGTCTCGTGGCCACGCTTACATTTTATCCTGCGTACTGGTGATACTTTGCTTGATCTCCTCGAGGGACTCTTCTGTCTCCTGTGAGTTTTGAATCAAAGAAAGGTTTTGCTCCTCAAGCTCGGAGAAAATGTCCAGCAGCTGTTGTGGATCAGTGAAATACAGCTCGGCCTCCTGGGGAAGATAAAGTGAGTCCAGTTGAACCCAGTTTGCTATTACACCTCCCAAGGGTACAGCGTCTCATCAGCACATACTGAGCATGCAATACCAAGAAAGGATATAGCTCGATGGAAGTGTAAAACTGTAAGGATGGACCATAGCAGATAGCATAGAAGACTACATAATATTTATGCCCCAAGATCAGCCATGTTGCACCTATACTGTTACTCCTTTTCTCTGGTCTAAGTGCTTTGAATACTATAGTGTATGGGTGGCAGTGTTTGTAAGGCTTGTAAAAGAGCCAATTAGGAAGCAACAGTCTTCTATATCATTGTCGCTTCCCCTGCACAACTGCTCAGTGTTGCTACACAGTTAGCCAGTtgttatatttgttatttatgtgATACCAACCTCTTCACTGTCTGAGGATATCAGGCTTTCTGTGGTGTCCTTCTCGTCTTCTGCTTGTGCTGCGATACTCCTGTGGCAACAGAATACATAAGTCAAAGATACGTGGCCCCAAAAGCTGCAGCGGACAACTAATTCTAGCATTCTCCAATGGATGTTGGTTTATTATCAGAGTTTTAGTTCTAATGGCTAGAGGCCCTGAGTTTAACTGATagtatttgttataataaacTAAGCTTGGGGACAGTCATCCATGCAATCCAAAATGTAGTGCCCAGCAGAAATCTCTGCTCAGTATGCGAGTTCCCTTACCAATGACCCCCTACCAATTACCAAGTTAGTTCCTGGTAAGATCATTGTGCCATTATATGCCTAACGGAGCATGTGAATTCATAGTCATATTTATTGTCATCTCTGCATACAAGAAAGAAATGCATACATAATGAGATGGAATTGCAATGTCCCTGCCCCGCTCCAGACCACATACATATTACACATACTCCCaaaacaaacatatactgtactgtgttaaaaaaatcaaaacatatttGAGTGTACATTTTCAAGccaagaatatataaataaaatacaaagaagaAACCCCATTTTTCCAGCTCCCTCTCCTTCATTTTAACCcgagtttttctttattttttgtgccatttatttGTGCGATCGCACCTTACCTAAAATCTACTACCAACCTTACTATAAAGTGCAGTAATTGTGCCTGATTATACCTAATATAAGGTACTATTTTTGTGCCTATATTACCACAATTCATATTATCTATCTTTTACGATCCATCACTATGTTGTGCAATAAAGAACATATAAGTTACCTCCTCTCAAAACCAAGAATAAGGTGCATTTATTGTGCATAACCCATAATATGTGCAATCTAAGCAAACCCAATCCTAACGACCCGCCTTGACCTTCAACTCCCATgtgcaacccctttaaatctagtCTATGAGGGGCAGGATTAAAAACAGAAGcctaaaaacattgaatttctatAAAAAGACCAGTTAGTTACCCGTAATTTTAAGAGAGCAGTTGCTCATTTAAAAGTCTTACAGCTTGAGggataaaactgttacaaaacctGGATGAAAGTGCATGAATGCTACGATATCTCCTTCTAGatggcagcagtttaaaaaacgtattaaaggagaattcaaccctatagcaaaaaagccccccccccacgtagacccccctccctcctctccccagcctaactgccaccCTGATGAAATGCCACTTACTAAGTATATTACTTATACTTAttcctcggcgcagattcaggcatcggagttaaTGTCAGCCaccttccgggtctttgtgtcttcttccggcgcttcgccAATTTCCATcctttttggcacatgcgcagttgttgaaaaccagtaaattgctccaactgcgcatacgccgatTCGTCAGTCTccgtctcagcttaccgaagacccggaagatggctgccgtgaactctgatgcctgaatctgcgcagaggggtaagtaaaaagttaggctggggagaggagggggggtctacatggggtgggggtagggttttttttgccaaagggttgaattctcctttaaaagggtgtGAAGGATCATCCACTATACTGGATACCTTACGTTACCTTAACATCTCTTGAATTGAAGGCAAAAACTCTACAATAATTACACCTGCCGTCCTCACAATTTTTTGCAGCCTCTTGTCACTAGCACTACAGTTGCCATACCACACCATGATAGAATTTGTCAATAACTCCTGTGTAAAAAGGCACAAGTACAGATCTAGCGAGATTTACTTAGAAAAGCCGATTTTGTGCTTTACCAACCAAAGCAGAGGAATTTAGACTCCATGTGAGGTCATCTGAAATATGAACCCCAAGAAATTTAGTATTATTAACTTTCTCAACAATGGAGCCATTTATCTGAAAAACCTTATGAACTGGGTGCACTTTTCTAAAATCAATTATCAGCTCTTTAGTTCTTTGAACATTGAGAGATAAGTTAACGCACCAAGTTTCCATCTGATTGACTTCCTCTCTGTATTCTTATTCATTGTTGTCTCTAATTAGGCTGATCACAattgtgtcatcagcaaacttgATAATATGATTAGAGTAAAACCGGGCCATACAATAATATGTCATTAGTGTAAAAAGTAATGGTGAAAGTACACACCCCTGCGGCGAACCAGTACTTTGTTTTatcaaatttgatttctttttgcCAATCTTAATGGACCAGTAAAactaaaaattaagtaaaaaatttACTCTATACCCCTCTAACAATGCATCTACCCTGCACAATGTTTCGCATTTCAAGTGCTTTATGTACAATTACCATTAAAAAAGTTCTCTTCCTGTTCTCTAAAAAGGCGATAGGGCAACTTAGGTTGTGCCAAACACCAACGTGTGCGCTCCACAGCAGCTCCCAACATCACCTCCTCAAACCGAAAGCCAGTTGCTAAAGCTTTAGAAAGGGTTTTCTCTCCCCTGCATTCCTGCAAATTACGTTCAGGGGGAGGGTGCACATTGGCATCATTACTTCCAtattgctgtgctgcaagttaaagggcatgtaaaggcaaaaaataaaaatccatttttactttctttaatgaaaaagaaacctatctccaatatactttaattaaaaaatgtgtaccgtttttataaaaaacctgactgtatgcagtgaaattctcccttcatttactgctgtgtataggaattgtcagatggtccctaactgctgagcagggaaacaatcatacttatgaacagcaggaggagcccccaCCTTaatttccagccatgcagaactcaagcagctttgtttatgatgatccctaagcagcccagaccacactgagcatgtgcacagtcttagtcttgcaaagatgtttaacaaagttacaagatggtgaccccctgtagccaactttaaaagcataaattatttgttcaaTTAGGCTTGGGGTGCactaagtttatgtttatatttagtatacaatatatagcatttctagccttattcgattttagactttacatgccctttaagtgctgcGCGTTAAGTGCTGCGAGCAGGTGAAGGAATGTGCAGCAGACTGACTGTGGCTTTATGGCTGACCTGGGTGCTGCCTTTCCTGCTCGCAGCACATACAGCAATAAATCTTGCTGCGTTAAAACACAAGGGGAGAGAAAATCCTTTCTAAAGCTGCAGCAAATGGCTTCCGGTTTCAGAAGGTGATGTCGAGAGCTGCTGTGGAGCGTGCACGCAGGTGTCTTGCACAACTGAAGTCACCCTATCGCCTTTTTTAGAGAACAGGAAGAGaatttttttaatggtaattGTACATAAAGCACTTGAAATATGAAACATTGTGCAGGGTAGATGCATTGTTAGAGGGGTATAGAATACATTTTGAACTTCATAATTTTtagtactggtcctttaactaacTGTGGTTGTGCTGTGAGAAAGTCTAAAACCAAATTACATAGTGGAAAACCTTGCACCTACACAACCTGAACCTAAGCCCAATGGGACTTTCACCCTTCATTATCTTGGGTCTCTGTTAATTTTAGGTTTTGCCTATTCAGGGACAGTTGCCTACAAGTTAGATGATGGACATCCTTGTTAAAATACATGTAGTTAGGACTGAGGGTTTACCATTCTTCCTAGCTTTCATCCCTGCTGCTCTATATCTTTTTAGAATTATTGTCTGATGAATAGAGTGGGTAAAACTCCATTAACCCTATCTATATAATACAACCTGTATACAATAAGACACTGTCTCCACCACTAGTTCTGAGAGGAGGAGGGCTGGATGGTAGGCCCTAAATGGTACAACACTGATGACAACCCTTGTTATGGCACTTGCTGAATGTAAGTACATCTTTATACTCACATCTTTTTAATAGCTGGTCCTTTAATGCTTTGCCTGGAGAGTCGGCGGCCATCTCTAGTGGAGTCTCTGCTCTGTATGCCATGTACCGACAATCTGCTCTCTGACTctggaaaatatttttcactGGTTATTGCACTGCTCTCACCCTGCAAGCGACACTACAGGAGGGCTATACAGTCTTAAAGATGTGGCTGATACTTATGGGGCTCACCCAGCTTGGAGTCATGCTGGGTGTGTAGATATAAGCACACTGTGACACAGATACATTCATTTGGGTGACCTACAGAAATGTATATCCATCAATTACAGAATGCAGTAAACCTAGCTCATgcgtttatttttctattcagctgAAAGGTACAGATGATAATAAAAGGGACAATGGGTACCACAACGCCCCTCTCTCTGCTTACTCTTTGTCATATCAGGAGACATGGACACTTTAGCCATGGAgccccttttctccttttccacaGGCAAAGGAGTAGCAGGTGGTTTCTTTCTCTCTGCATTCTTTTTTGCCATCTCTTCTCTCCATTCATTGGGGGACAGTTTGTAGAGGAACTCTTTGTACATCAGATATTCCCTTAGGATCTCTTCACATTTGGAAATGTCACTGGCAGTGAGGAGGGGGGGGGAAGTAATATCAGTTATCAACATGGCACAGCACCAACATCACATCACATGCTATTCTAcaaacacactcccttcccagagattattatcccactgttactataggcaccatctctccctactatacctgctatcccacagtcacactcccttcccagagactattatcccactgttactataggcaccatctctccctactatacctactacagccacactcccttcccagagactattatccactgttactataggcaccatctctccctactatacctgctatcccacagtcacactcccttcccagagactattatccactgttactatagacaccatctctccctactatgcctactacagccacactcccttcccagagactattatcccactgctactataggcaccatctctccctactatacctgctatcccacagtcacactcccttcccagagactattatcccactgttactataggcaccatctctccctactatacctgctatcccacagtcacactacctccccagagactattatcccactgttactataggcaccatctctccctactatacctgctatcccacagtcacactcccttcccagagactattatcccactgttactataggcaccatctctccctactatacctgctgtcccacagttaCGGTCCACTTCTAGAGGAAGTTCTACCTGCTAATTGCTTGCTATGAATTGCTAGGACTAGCccgatttttttctaaaaattactttttagttaacttttttttttaatgctatagTTTTACTTACCCTTAAATGTAAATTGAATTATGTTACAGCTAGACATTGTAAGTACGTACATTAGTAAATTAACTGTGGAAAACAGAAGAGGGATTCCATATtggctaataataatactaataatacctTTTTGTATTCATCATCAGCGCAGTTTGACTTTTGATTTGTGCAACTTTCTCCATTTTTGCCTTGGTTTCCTTGTCAGCCCTGAGAAGGGAGTCACGCAGAAGAGAGCAGGGATTAAGCAGGGTGTTGTTTTTGATGGTGAAATATAGAATACAGCGGGTCTAGGCTTTCTCCATTATTCATCTAAGAGCTGTgtacttaaaggacaactaaccTTAAAAGAGATTTATGATAAAAATATAGTATCTTATGAATTGGAATTGCTGTATCAGCTTATTACAAACCCTATTACAGTCATAATCTGTGCCTCATGTACAGCCTGCTCTGAGAGTGTTGCACTTGTAGGGGAACTATATCTGTATCTATGTAATAGACCATGAAATCTTTCTTTTTGCTTTCTGGTCAATAGTGGGCCGGGAAGCCTTTAGCTATTTGGAACATGGCCAGTAACTGACAGAAACTGTTGCACTCACAGCTTTAAGGCTTCCACAGAGTTCCGGTCGTTCTGTTTCAAAAATTCATCGAACCTCATGGCATCTTCCTCCAAATACTGTTCAGCCTTCTCTAGCTTCATCTCTTCTGCTGCGGCCATGTTCTCCAGCTTCTGGATTTCATCTCTTTTTACTATGAGGGCATACTGAGAAGTGGAACACAGAGTATTAATCATTTGGAAATCATGGACGTATTATTCTCATGCTGCATGTATAACTCCATCTTGTATTGGCTGTTCCTGTGCAGGAGAATGGAAGCAGTCACCTTTGTACCAATTACTTATGGTGTAGGAATGTACACATCTTATAGGGAATGTAGAGTTTCAGTACATGTCTACCAATGCAACTGAAGTGTAAACCACCATACACATCAGTCATTATGTTTCACAAACTTAAATGctgtatgggtatgggacctgttatccagaatgctcgggacctggggttttccagataatggaaaacCATtttaaccttaaataaacccaataaggattaattatattttagtttggattaagtacaaggtaatgttttattattacagagaaaaagaaagacattttaaaaaatttggattatttggataaaatggagtctatgggagacggcctttccgtaattcggagcttgcgggatagcagatcccatatctgtatacaaTATACATGATCCTTACATTTTGCTTGTAGTGCCAATGCAACAGTTCAGCATGTTGGGATGAAAATCATTGATGGTGCAATGTATAGGGCATACAAACACAAGGAAACCATGCCCTTAGCATGCTGCGGCTGCATGCACAAATGATTGTGTCTAGTGAATTACATGCTAATGCCATTATTAATGCCAAATAAGTGACAAAAGTGTCTTCCTATGCACTAAGTAAAATGTGTGCTGTATTTTGAGTGCTATTTACTCAAGCAGACACTAATTTGCCCCTGCATTGGTAAATTGTGTGCAGGGCATGTTATTTTGTGTTTGTGTCCTGTAATGCTGCACTGCGGGTAAAACACATGGCAAACTATTTAAATTGCACTTGCACTCGTAAATTTGCCTTGTGCTGTGGttgtatataattaaaaattacaattatattacaattaaaatgGACAGGATTTGTAATCTGTGTGCTGTTTTTAGCTAAATGCAGCTCTGTTTTGCATCAGTAGGAAGTCAGCGAATGAAAAGTATAAGAGTGGTCCTTCAGTTACAATAGTTACTACACTAGGCCAGTAAGTAAATGATCATTACACATGGAGACAGTGAAAGAAAGCACCCACTCCCATGCAAGAGGCAAATGCTATAATGATAAATGTTCTGTCTCACCTCTAGGAGGAACATCTCTCGCTTCTTATTAATATACTCGTGCAGACTTTCCTTTTGTGCCAGTCCATCTAAAAAGTAAAGATTAAAATGTTAATAGAGATTAGACTTTCCATCCAACTGGAATCTTTTCTTTGCTGCTGAAGATTGTTGGGGTAGGAACAAACTCTGGAGGGCTCAATTACAACTGCTAGTACACTTAATTATAGGGgatgttcaccattgagttaactagtatgatgtagattgtatgatgtctgagacaatttgcaattggttttcatttttattatttgtagtttttgagttatttcactctttattcagcagctctctcaagtttggagtttcagcagtctggttgctagggttcacattgccctaacaaccatgccctgatttgaataagaggctggaatatgaatatgagaggctcTGAATAGAACGAGCAGTGATATAATGAAGCAACAACAAGAAGGCAAgtcattcaaaagctataaaaaataaataatgaccaattgaaaagttgcttagaactggccattctataatttactaaaagttaacctaaagttgaaccacccctctGCAACTATGCCAGATTTACGACAAAGTGCACATGGTTTCGTCTGTTTCGGTGATTTAGGTGCAACTGCAGTAGACACAGTGCAGTTGTACCAAAGTCactagaattctggggaaaaatgtgGAATTGTGGAAAGAAAACATGGCGATTGATCTCgacatttgcattttgcacactgtgtCAAGTTAAGTGAATGGGCCCTAATGCATCTTGCACGCACCTCTTGTAACTGCCAGTTTCCATGAAGGATTTTCTGGTACCACTACGGCTTTCTGGTCTCTCTCTGCACTTTCCTCTGCCTCCTCCTTCTCTATTGCTTTGCGCAACCCGGCCAGCTTTGCATTCATTCTTGTTGTATACGTTGTTTTCTCATGGACTTTCAGGTTCTTATTGCGCTCCTTCTCCTGAAAGTTAGTGtaaaataacctttaaaataaactgcatttaaataaaaaccaTAATGCTGAATAGGATATAAAACCCTAAAATTAtttggtatatactgtatcaattaCTTTTATGGCATAGGGTTCAGCTCCTTCATAACTGAACATCAACTGTGCAGTCAAGATCTATGAGAAACTTTAATAAAGGTGTGAAGTAAACAGTGCAGTTTGTTAATCCACTTGATGCCTGATGTATCTAAAACGGAATTTCAACCAAGTCACTCTGTGCtttctattatattattatgttatagaatggccaatgctaagctatttttcaattggtcttcattatttattttctattgtttttaaatgatttgccttcttcttctaactctttccagctttcaaatgggggtcactgaccccatctaaacctatatgctttgtaaggctacaaatgtattgttattgctacattttattattcagctttctattcaggccctctcctatccacattcagtctcttattcatatcagtgcctggttgctagggtaattttgaccctagtaaccagactactgaaattgcaatctggagagctgttgaataaaaagctaaatatcacaaaaaccacacataataaaaccatttgcaaattgtctcagaatatcactctctacgccatactaaaagttaatatagaggtgaacaacctctttaataccttttctttctttactttcTCTTGGTCTCTAAGAAGGAAAAAATCTACATCTGGAGGAATTTTGAAAGGATTTTGGTCCACTTGGCTCTTCTTCTTTACACCAGCTGTGGAGAGGAGAGAGATGGCAGAGTTGGTTAATCATTAGGATAAATGAAGGGCATGAAGGGAAAATAAAGAACTAGGAATTCCTTGTGATGCCTATATCGATAAAAGgactatttttaaattattatattttaaataattattagtaGTACTAGTTGGATAATAtcccctgggaagggactgtgagtgtgggatagcaggtatagtagggagagatggtgtctatagtaacagtgggataatagtctctgggaagggagtgtggctgtaggatagcaggtatagtagggagagatggtgtctatagtaacagtggataatagtctctgggaagggagtgtgactgtgggatagcaggtatagtagggagagatggtgtctatagtaacagtgggataatagtctctgggaagggactgtgactgtgggatagcaggtatagtagggagagatggtgtctatagtaacagtgggataatagtctctgggaagggagtgtgactgtgggatatcaggtatagtagggagagatggtgcctatagtaacagtggataatagtctctgggaagggagtgtgactgtcggatagcaggtatagtagggagagatggtgtctatagtaacagtgggataatagtctctgggaagggactgtgggatagcaggtatagtagggagagatggtgcctatagtaacagtggataatagtctctgggaagggagtgtgactgtcggatagcaggtatagtagggagagatggtgcctatagtaacagtgggataatagtctctgggaagggactgtgggatagcaggtatagtagggagagatggtgcctatagtaacagtggataatagtctctgggaagggagtgtgactgtgggatagcaggtatagtagggagagatggtgtctatagtaacagtgggataatagtctctgggaagggactgtgggatagcacatACAGTAAGGAGAAATTGTGCATATAATAATAGCCTCTACTGCAAACCATTAAAATCCCTTAAACATTATTCACAAATCATACATACAATCATTTATGCACCAATGATTATTTGGCTAACTGATGGGCTATGTCTAAGTAGTTAGATACCACTTTAATTTTTCTATTGTCATTCATTACCTGAACCTGTGGATTTTGCATTGACATCAGTTTTGGCCGAGTTCAAAACAGAACGTGTGGCAGAAAGATGGGAAGTGGATCGGAGGCCTCCTGGGTAATAAACCAAGGTTGACACACTTTAAAATTGTAAGGATTAAATAGGAAAACTGAAggttattatgtaaaaaaaacagtacctggGTATTCAGAGTAATGCTTCAAAATGTTTAAACAGATTTCCTTACCcattgtctatgaaggtttttcaTCCAGTTCATAATATACATTATCTAATagagataagtctaaagcaactggactttatcagtaaccttaaaggggtggttcacctttaagttaacttttattaaattatagaatggccaattctaagcaacttttcaattgtccctgatgttttcttttttaaagtctttgagttatttgccttcttcttctgactctttccagctttcaaatgggggtcaccgaccccatctaaaaaacaaatgctctgtaaggctacacattattgtcattgctactttttattaatcatctttctattcaggtcctttcctattcatatttcagtctctaattcaaatcaatgcacggttgctagggtaatttggaccagactgcagaaattgcaaactggagagcagctgaataaaaaatttgataactctaaaaccacaaataataaaaaatgaaacccagttgcatattgtctctgaatatcactctctacatcatactaaaagttaatttaaaggtgaacaacccctttaaaacattcactaatcatctgagcagcttcttcagttcaaataaGTAGTCAAAAAATTGTGGCATTTTAAAGTCTTAAGGTTTAATACAGGTTTAATACAGTCACT encodes the following:
- the cfap100.L gene encoding cilia- and flagella-associated protein 100, whose amino-acid sequence is MSTVSLERSMGSRETSLSAAGSRGLRSTSHLSATRSVLNSAKTDVNAKSTGSAGVKKKSQVDQNPFKIPPDVDFFLLRDQEKVKKEKEKERNKNLKVHEKTTYTTRMNAKLAGLRKAIEKEEAEESAERDQKAVVVPENPSWKLAVTRDGLAQKESLHEYINKKREMFLLEYALIVKRDEIQKLENMAAAEEMKLEKAEQYLEEDAMRFDEFLKQNDRNSVEALKLADKETKAKMEKVAQIKSQTALMMNTKSDISKCEEILREYLMYKEFLYKLSPNEWREEMAKKNAERKKPPATPLPVEKEKRGSMAKVSMSPDMTKKSESRLSVHGIQSRDSTRDGRRLSRQSIKGPAIKKMSIAAQAEDEKDTTESLISSDSEEEAELYFTDPQQLLDIFSELEEQNLSLIQNSQETEESLEEIKQSITSTQDKMEKETQQLKDHIDQLKASIAKEEERAAELELKSRVFAFGQYKSEDQEKMLAVLGEKVEEVYRACIGENRSNFNVLQMLMAIEHQLEELLDNIEMIPQKRLEIAEKAKEKERRLRLREEKIKQQKQHQEERLRKALERAQADPKKTTGRKLMSRSDPPAPKLRIDKDQDKIDKEKEEALLFFS